The following coding sequences lie in one Mycobacterium gordonae genomic window:
- the acs gene encoding acetate--CoA ligase has protein sequence MTANDAEQPSSYPPPAQFAEQANARPELYEQAEEDRLAFWAAQADRLSWATPYTEVLDWSDAPFAKWFVGGKLNVAYNCVDRHVEAGNGDRVAIHWEGEPQDHRRTLTYADLQQEVCKTANALTDLGLVAGDRVAIYLPLIPEAVIAMLACARLGIMHSVVFGGFTAHALRTRIADAQAKLLITADGQFRRGKPAPLKDAADEALSVDDSPVEHVLVVRRTGVDVSWDDDRDLWWHDVVDKASPEHTAEAFDAEQPLFLLYTSGTTGKPKGIVHTSGGYLTQCAYTMDAIFDVKPETDVFWCTADIGWVTGHTYGVYGPLSNGVTEVLYEGTPNAPTQHRHFEIIEKYGVTIYYTAPTLIRTFMKWGREIPDAHDLSSIRLLGSVGEIINPEAWRWYRDVIGGGGVPVVDTWWQTETGSAMISPLPGVSEVKPGSAMTPLPGISAKIVDDHGEQLPPDEDGETHVTGYLVLDQPWPSMLRGIWGDPERYRKTYWSKFADKGYYFAGDGARFDPDGAIWVLGRIDDVMNISGHRISTAEVESALVGHRGVAEAAVVGVTDDTTGQAICAFVVLRSNYEVSEGTVEELRAEVAHEISPIAKPREVHIVPELPKTRSGKIMRRLLRDVAENRDLGDTSTLLDPNVFDAIREAK, from the coding sequence GTGACCGCCAACGATGCCGAACAGCCGTCGTCTTACCCACCCCCGGCCCAGTTCGCCGAGCAGGCCAACGCTCGGCCGGAGCTGTACGAGCAGGCCGAAGAAGACCGACTGGCGTTCTGGGCCGCACAGGCCGACCGGCTGTCCTGGGCGACGCCGTATACCGAAGTTCTGGACTGGTCGGACGCGCCGTTCGCCAAGTGGTTTGTCGGCGGCAAGCTCAACGTCGCCTACAACTGCGTGGATCGCCACGTGGAGGCGGGCAACGGTGACCGGGTCGCCATCCACTGGGAAGGCGAACCGCAGGACCACCGCCGCACCCTGACCTATGCGGACCTGCAGCAGGAGGTCTGCAAGACCGCCAACGCACTGACCGACCTGGGTCTGGTCGCCGGTGACCGGGTGGCCATCTACCTGCCGCTCATCCCCGAAGCGGTCATCGCGATGCTGGCCTGCGCGCGGTTGGGCATCATGCACAGCGTGGTGTTCGGCGGCTTCACCGCGCACGCGCTGCGGACCCGGATCGCCGACGCCCAGGCCAAGCTGCTGATCACCGCGGACGGGCAGTTCCGCCGCGGCAAGCCGGCGCCGTTGAAGGACGCCGCCGACGAAGCGTTATCGGTCGACGACAGCCCCGTCGAACATGTTCTGGTGGTGCGGCGCACCGGAGTCGACGTCTCCTGGGACGACGATCGCGACCTGTGGTGGCATGACGTCGTCGACAAAGCCTCACCCGAGCACACCGCCGAGGCGTTCGACGCCGAGCAGCCGTTGTTCCTGCTGTACACGTCGGGCACCACCGGCAAGCCGAAGGGGATCGTGCACACCAGCGGCGGGTACCTGACGCAGTGCGCGTACACGATGGACGCCATCTTCGACGTCAAGCCGGAGACCGACGTGTTCTGGTGCACCGCCGACATCGGCTGGGTCACCGGGCACACCTACGGCGTCTACGGCCCGTTGTCCAACGGCGTCACCGAAGTCCTGTACGAGGGCACACCCAACGCGCCCACCCAGCACCGACACTTCGAGATCATCGAAAAGTACGGCGTCACAATCTATTACACCGCACCGACACTGATCAGGACCTTCATGAAGTGGGGCCGCGAGATCCCGGACGCGCATGATCTGTCGAGTATCCGACTACTCGGTTCGGTCGGCGAGATCATCAACCCGGAGGCATGGCGGTGGTACCGCGACGTCATCGGCGGGGGCGGGGTGCCGGTCGTCGACACCTGGTGGCAGACCGAAACCGGCTCGGCGATGATCTCCCCACTGCCCGGCGTCAGCGAGGTCAAACCCGGCTCGGCGATGACGCCGCTGCCCGGCATCTCGGCCAAGATCGTCGACGACCACGGCGAGCAGCTACCACCGGACGAAGACGGCGAAACCCACGTCACCGGCTACCTCGTGCTGGACCAGCCGTGGCCGTCGATGCTGCGCGGCATCTGGGGTGATCCCGAGCGGTACCGCAAGACCTACTGGTCCAAGTTCGCCGACAAGGGCTACTACTTCGCCGGGGACGGTGCCCGCTTCGACCCGGACGGCGCCATCTGGGTACTGGGCCGCATCGACGACGTGATGAACATCTCCGGGCACCGCATCTCCACCGCGGAAGTCGAGTCGGCACTCGTCGGGCACCGCGGGGTGGCCGAGGCCGCGGTGGTGGGCGTCACCGACGACACCACCGGCCAGGCCATCTGCGCGTTCGTCGTGCTGCGCTCCAACTACGAAGTCAGCGAAGGCACCGTCGAAGAGTTGCGGGCCGAGGTGGCCCACGAGATCTCGCCGATCGCCAAGCCGCGCGAGGTGCACATCGTGCCGGAGCTACCCAAGACCCGCAGCGGCAAGATCATGCGCCGGTTGTTGCGCGACGTGGCCGAGAACCGTGACCTGGGGGACACGTCAACGTTGTTGGACCCCAACGTGTTCGACGCGATCCGCGAGGCGAAGTAG
- a CDS encoding TlpA family protein disulfide reductase has translation MKGLSGAARWTVAVVAVVAALVVALVAQLRDDAAPKTTTAGPAGREHRDADTPQALVEPRRRADLAPCPAAGDGPGVPALRGVVVECAADGAAVDVAQALAGRRVVINLWAYWCGPCAAELPAMAEYQRRAGSDVMVVTVHQDENETAALLRLAELGVHLPTLQDGRRRVAAALRVANVMPATVVLRPDGSVAQTLPRAFDSADEIAAAVGE, from the coding sequence ATGAAGGGGCTTTCCGGTGCTGCCCGCTGGACCGTTGCGGTCGTGGCGGTGGTGGCCGCTCTGGTCGTGGCGCTGGTCGCGCAGCTGCGTGACGACGCCGCCCCGAAGACCACCACCGCGGGGCCGGCCGGGCGCGAGCATCGGGACGCCGACACCCCGCAGGCGCTGGTCGAACCGCGCCGGCGGGCGGATCTGGCCCCCTGCCCGGCCGCAGGTGACGGGCCGGGCGTCCCGGCCCTGCGCGGGGTGGTGGTGGAGTGTGCGGCCGACGGCGCCGCGGTCGACGTGGCGCAGGCACTGGCCGGACGGCGGGTGGTGATCAATCTCTGGGCGTACTGGTGTGGGCCTTGCGCTGCCGAGCTGCCGGCGATGGCCGAGTATCAACGTCGGGCGGGGTCCGACGTGATGGTGGTGACGGTGCATCAGGACGAGAATGAGACCGCTGCCCTGCTGCGGTTGGCCGAGCTGGGGGTTCATCTGCCGACGCTGCAGGACGGCCGCCGCCGGGTGGCGGCTGCGCTGCGGGTGGCAAATGTGATGCCCGCGACGGTGGTGTTGCGGCCGGACGGTAGCGTTGCGCAGACCCTGCCGCGGGCATTCGACAGCGCCGACGAGATCGCGGCCGCGGTCGGGGAGTGA
- the nth gene encoding endonuclease III has protein sequence MNRALAQAFPHVYCELDFTSPLELAVATILSAQSTDKRVNLTTPALFVKYRTALDYARADREELEALIRPTGFYRNKANSLIGLGQALVERFDGEVPRTMEELVTLPGVGRKTANVILGNAFDIPGITVDTHFGRLVRRWRWTAEEDPVKVEHAVGELIERKEWTLLSHRVIFHGRRVCHARKPACGVCVLAKDCPSYGLGPTEPLLAAPLVQGPETDHLLALAGL, from the coding sequence ATGAATCGGGCGCTTGCGCAAGCATTTCCGCACGTGTACTGCGAGCTGGACTTCACCTCGCCACTCGAGCTCGCGGTCGCGACGATACTTTCGGCCCAGAGCACCGACAAGCGCGTGAACCTGACTACGCCGGCGTTGTTCGTGAAATACCGGACGGCACTGGATTATGCGCGGGCCGATCGCGAAGAACTCGAAGCTCTGATCCGCCCCACCGGCTTCTACCGCAATAAGGCCAACTCGCTGATCGGACTGGGCCAGGCTCTCGTCGAGCGGTTCGACGGTGAGGTGCCCCGCACCATGGAGGAGTTGGTGACGCTGCCCGGTGTCGGTCGCAAGACCGCCAACGTCATCCTGGGCAACGCTTTTGATATCCCCGGCATCACCGTCGACACCCATTTCGGGCGGTTGGTGCGCCGTTGGCGGTGGACCGCTGAGGAAGACCCGGTGAAAGTGGAGCACGCCGTCGGCGAGTTGATCGAGCGCAAGGAATGGACCCTGCTCAGTCACCGGGTGATCTTCCACGGCCGCCGGGTCTGCCATGCCCGCAAACCGGCGTGCGGTGTGTGCGTCCTGGCCAAGGACTGCCCGTCCTACGGGCTGGGACCCACCGAACCGTTGCTGGCCGCCCCACTCGTACAGGGTCCCGAGACCGACCACTTGTTGGCCCTGGCCGGGCTGTAA
- a CDS encoding S1 family peptidase — MAILAVVLGLLFLPANAASADDKVALGGGSGIVVNTGTLCTLTAIGHDKFGDLIGFTSAHCGGPGAPVAAEDAESHGQIGTMVAGNDGLDYAVIKFDPAKVNPVNNVNGFAINGIGPEPVFGQVACKQGRTTGNSCGVTWGPGQDPGSILMQVCGGPGDSGAPVTVDNLLVGMIHGAFSDSLPSCVTKYIPLHTPAVVMSINTDLADIVAKNRPGSGFVPVG, encoded by the coding sequence GTGGCCATTCTGGCCGTTGTGTTGGGCCTCCTGTTCTTGCCGGCCAACGCCGCGTCCGCCGACGACAAGGTGGCGTTGGGCGGTGGGTCCGGCATCGTCGTCAATACCGGCACGCTGTGCACGCTGACCGCGATCGGCCACGACAAGTTCGGCGACCTCATCGGATTCACCTCGGCGCACTGCGGTGGTCCGGGCGCGCCGGTTGCGGCCGAGGACGCCGAGAGTCACGGCCAGATCGGCACGATGGTGGCCGGCAACGACGGGCTGGACTACGCGGTGATCAAGTTCGATCCGGCCAAGGTGAACCCGGTGAACAACGTCAACGGCTTTGCCATCAACGGCATCGGCCCGGAACCGGTGTTCGGTCAGGTGGCGTGCAAGCAGGGCCGCACCACCGGCAACTCCTGCGGTGTCACCTGGGGGCCGGGCCAGGACCCCGGCAGCATTCTCATGCAGGTCTGCGGTGGACCGGGTGACTCCGGGGCTCCGGTGACGGTGGACAACCTGCTGGTCGGAATGATCCACGGCGCCTTCAGTGACAGCCTGCCCAGCTGCGTCACCAAATACATCCCGCTGCACACACCGGCGGTGGTCATGTCGATCAACACCGACCTGGCCGACATCGTCGCCAAGAACCGCCCCGGCTCCGGGTTCGTTCCGGTCGGCTGA
- a CDS encoding DUF4232 domain-containing protein — translation MTRARLIAALAAATVSAVPAPAQAAPADMAPCTAGQVVVTSAGPEAAVGHRAVTLIFAPAPGAMPCTLTGYPTVEAVAGGSRITAQATLRGYMGGLPGDVGVPPTVTVSPSQRAESVVEGMSVNAGGNPCPAYTGLSVTPPGGTEAVTVATTIEGCQLQVHPVTQVVIEPVPPS, via the coding sequence ATGACACGCGCACGGCTCATTGCGGCCCTCGCCGCGGCAACAGTAAGCGCCGTACCGGCGCCCGCCCAGGCGGCACCGGCCGATATGGCGCCGTGCACGGCAGGGCAGGTGGTGGTGACCTCCGCCGGGCCCGAGGCGGCTGTCGGGCACCGCGCGGTGACGCTGATCTTTGCACCGGCTCCCGGCGCTATGCCGTGCACGCTCACCGGCTATCCCACGGTCGAAGCGGTCGCCGGCGGCTCGCGCATCACCGCGCAGGCCACCCTTCGTGGTTACATGGGCGGACTGCCCGGTGACGTCGGTGTGCCCCCGACCGTGACGGTGTCGCCGTCCCAGCGTGCGGAGTCGGTGGTCGAAGGCATGTCCGTCAACGCCGGCGGCAACCCATGTCCCGCCTACACCGGATTGAGCGTCACCCCGCCGGGCGGGACCGAGGCGGTCACCGTCGCGACGACGATCGAGGGTTGCCAGCTGCAGGTGCACCCCGTCACCCAGGTCGTCATCGAGCCGGTGCCGCCGTCTTAG
- a CDS encoding alpha/beta fold hydrolase encodes MPAPDPSIVRIDGPWRHVDVHANGIRFHVVEADADNSNGAATGRPLVMLLHGFGSFWWSWRHQLRALTGARVVAVDLRGYGGSDKPPRGYDGWTLAGDTAGLIRALGHSSAMLIGHADGGLACWATALLHSRLVRGIALVSSPHPAALRRSTLTRRDQSRALLPTLLRYQSPLLPERLLTRHNGAEIERLVRSRSGTKWIGSEDYSQTIRYLRQAIQIPGAAHCALEYQRWAVRSQLRGEGHRFIKSTTAQLAVPLLHIRGDADPYVLAAPVERTQRYAPHGRYVSVAAAGHFSHEEAPEEINRHLMRFLRKVHPVS; translated from the coding sequence GTGCCGGCTCCTGATCCGTCGATCGTCCGCATCGACGGGCCTTGGCGCCATGTGGATGTGCACGCCAACGGCATCCGGTTCCACGTCGTCGAAGCCGACGCCGACAACTCCAACGGCGCAGCTACCGGCCGACCGCTCGTGATGTTGCTGCACGGTTTCGGGTCCTTCTGGTGGTCGTGGCGTCACCAGTTGCGTGCGCTGACCGGCGCCCGGGTGGTCGCGGTCGACCTGCGGGGTTACGGCGGCAGCGACAAGCCGCCCCGCGGCTATGACGGTTGGACGCTGGCCGGTGACACCGCCGGACTCATTCGCGCCCTTGGGCATTCGTCGGCGATGTTGATCGGCCACGCCGACGGCGGGCTGGCCTGCTGGGCCACCGCACTGCTGCATTCGCGGCTGGTGCGCGGTATCGCCCTGGTTAGCTCACCGCATCCGGCGGCATTGCGGCGGTCCACGCTGACCCGTAGGGACCAGAGCCGCGCGCTGCTACCGACACTGTTGCGTTACCAGTCGCCGCTGCTGCCGGAGCGGCTGCTGACCAGACACAACGGCGCCGAGATCGAACGCCTCGTCCGCAGCCGCAGTGGCACCAAATGGATTGGCTCCGAGGATTATTCGCAGACGATCCGGTACCTGCGCCAGGCCATCCAGATTCCGGGTGCCGCGCACTGCGCACTGGAGTATCAGCGATGGGCGGTGCGCAGCCAGCTGCGCGGCGAGGGCCACCGCTTCATCAAGTCCACCACGGCGCAACTGGCCGTACCGCTGCTGCACATCCGCGGCGACGCCGATCCTTACGTCCTGGCCGCACCGGTCGAACGCACCCAGCGCTACGCACCCCACGGCCGCTATGTATCCGTCGCCGCCGCTGGACATTTCAGCCACGAGGAGGCGCCCGAAGAGATCAACCGGCACCTGATGCGATTCCTGCGGAAGGTGCACCCGGTCAGCTGA
- a CDS encoding phage holin family protein has protein sequence MSKPDRKTGVPSTLTTIPLTDPHARAGEPSVGDLIKDVTTQMSTLVRAEVELARAEITRDVKKGLTGSVFFISALVVLFYSTFFFFFFLAELLDSWLWRWAAFLIVFAIMVVVTVALALFGFLKVRRIRGPQKTIESVKEARTAFAPGHDKTPAGPKQLPEHHGKHEKPESNPPTDPSGW, from the coding sequence GTGAGCAAACCCGATCGCAAGACCGGTGTGCCGAGCACGCTGACCACGATCCCGTTGACCGACCCGCACGCCAGGGCGGGCGAGCCGTCGGTCGGCGATCTGATCAAAGACGTCACCACCCAGATGTCGACCCTCGTGCGCGCCGAGGTCGAGCTGGCCCGCGCCGAGATCACCCGGGACGTCAAAAAGGGTCTGACCGGCAGCGTCTTCTTCATCTCCGCGCTGGTAGTGCTGTTCTACTCGACGTTCTTCTTCTTCTTTTTCCTCGCCGAACTGCTGGACAGCTGGCTGTGGCGCTGGGCCGCTTTCCTCATCGTCTTCGCGATCATGGTCGTCGTCACGGTCGCGCTGGCCCTGTTCGGGTTCTTGAAGGTCCGTCGGATCCGCGGCCCCCAGAAGACGATCGAATCCGTGAAAGAGGCGCGCACCGCCTTCGCGCCGGGGCACGACAAGACACCGGCCGGCCCCAAGCAGCTCCCCGAACACCACGGCAAACACGAGAAGCCGGAGAGCAACCCTCCCACCGACCCCTCGGGCTGGTAA
- a CDS encoding NUDIX hydrolase, whose protein sequence is MSEPNEVPVTAAGTARERRTVALTPDAGPAWLRPLIDNVDQIPDAFRRRLPADVLAMVTAAKSLGRGGRDAAVLVLFSGPESGAAGGGLPDDADLLLTVRASTLRHHAGQAAFPGGASDPDDDGPVATALREAREETGIDVDRLRPLATMERTFIAPSRFHVVPVLAYSPDPGPVTVVNDAETAIVARVPVRAFINPENRLMVYRGTLGRRWAGPAFLLNQMLVWGFTGQVISAVLDVAGWAQPWDIGEMRELDDAMALVGDSDASRGGLR, encoded by the coding sequence GTGAGCGAACCGAATGAGGTGCCGGTGACTGCTGCGGGTACTGCGCGCGAGCGCCGGACGGTCGCCCTGACCCCCGACGCCGGCCCGGCCTGGTTGCGGCCGCTGATCGACAACGTCGACCAGATCCCCGATGCGTTCCGTCGCCGCCTGCCGGCCGACGTGCTGGCGATGGTGACGGCGGCCAAGTCGCTGGGTCGAGGTGGGCGGGATGCCGCCGTCCTGGTGCTGTTCTCGGGGCCGGAATCCGGCGCGGCCGGGGGCGGGCTTCCCGACGACGCCGACCTGCTGCTGACCGTGCGGGCGTCGACCCTGCGCCACCATGCCGGCCAGGCAGCCTTCCCCGGCGGCGCGTCCGACCCCGACGACGACGGCCCGGTTGCCACGGCGTTGCGCGAGGCGCGCGAGGAGACGGGCATCGACGTCGACCGATTGCGGCCGCTGGCGACCATGGAACGCACCTTCATCGCCCCGTCGCGCTTCCACGTCGTCCCGGTGCTGGCCTACTCACCGGATCCCGGACCGGTGACGGTCGTCAACGACGCCGAAACCGCGATCGTGGCGCGGGTCCCGGTGCGCGCCTTCATCAACCCGGAGAATCGGCTGATGGTCTACCGCGGCACCTTGGGACGGCGCTGGGCCGGACCGGCGTTTCTGCTGAACCAGATGCTGGTGTGGGGTTTCACTGGCCAGGTGATCTCGGCGGTTCTCGACGTGGCGGGCTGGGCCCAGCCCTGGGACATCGGCGAAATGCGCGAGTTGGACGACGCGATGGCACTGGTCGGGGACTCCGATGCGTCGCGAGGTGGATTGCGATGA
- a CDS encoding peptide ABC transporter substrate-binding protein, giving the protein MCRMMRVVLAVLLTAGCLAGCGGGGVLTPDVVVVNGGEPPNPLIPTGTNDSNGGRIIDRLFSGLVSYDAGGRPSPEVAQSIESVDNTNYRILLRPGWKFTDGSPVTAHSFVDAWNFGASGANAQLQQQFFSPIEGFDGLSAAPGDGRPATMSGLRVVSDLEFTVRLRAPTIDFMLSLGHSAFYPLPPSAFRDMAAFGRHPVGNGPYKLADSPDEPAWEHNVKIDLVANPDYHGNRKPRNKGLRFEFYANLDTAYADILSGNLDVLDTIPSSALTIYQRDLGDNAVKGPVAVSQSLDTPLRLPHFGGEEGRLRRLAISAAINRPQICQQIFNGTRSPASDFTASSLPGFDPNIPGNDALDFNPQRAQQLWAQANAISPWTGRYAIAYNADSGHQEWVDAVANSIKNALGIDAVGAPQPTFAGFRTQITNRTIDSAFRAGWIGDYPSMIEFLAPLYATGAGSNDVGYSSREFDAALAAAEAAPDLRAADVLANVAQRILLHDMPAVPLWYYISVIGWSSQVSNVKPTWNGLPDYENIVKG; this is encoded by the coding sequence GTGTGTCGGATGATGCGGGTGGTGCTGGCTGTCTTGCTGACGGCCGGCTGCCTGGCCGGATGCGGCGGCGGTGGCGTGCTCACTCCTGACGTGGTGGTGGTCAACGGCGGCGAACCGCCCAATCCACTGATCCCGACCGGCACCAACGACAGCAACGGCGGCCGCATCATCGACCGGCTTTTCTCTGGCCTGGTTTCCTACGACGCGGGTGGCCGGCCATCGCCGGAGGTCGCACAATCGATCGAGAGTGTCGACAACACGAACTACCGGATCCTTCTCCGGCCGGGCTGGAAATTCACCGACGGCTCACCGGTGACGGCCCACTCGTTTGTGGACGCCTGGAATTTCGGCGCGTCGGGCGCCAACGCGCAGTTGCAGCAGCAGTTCTTCAGCCCGATCGAGGGATTCGACGGGTTGTCGGCGGCACCGGGCGACGGCAGGCCCGCCACCATGTCCGGGCTGCGCGTGGTGAGCGATCTCGAATTCACCGTGCGGCTGCGTGCGCCGACCATCGACTTCATGTTGAGCCTGGGCCACAGCGCTTTTTATCCGTTGCCCCCCTCAGCCTTTCGCGATATGGCGGCGTTCGGGCGGCACCCGGTGGGCAACGGTCCCTACAAGTTGGCCGACAGCCCCGACGAACCGGCGTGGGAACACAACGTCAAGATCGACCTGGTCGCCAACCCCGACTATCACGGCAATCGCAAGCCGCGGAACAAGGGCCTGCGGTTCGAGTTCTACGCCAATCTGGACACCGCTTATGCCGATATCCTGTCAGGCAATCTCGATGTGCTGGATACGATTCCGTCCAGTGCGCTGACGATTTATCAGCGCGATCTGGGTGACAACGCCGTGAAAGGCCCGGTGGCCGTGAGCCAGTCGCTCGATACGCCGCTGCGGTTGCCGCATTTCGGTGGCGAAGAAGGCAGGCTGCGCCGGCTGGCGATATCGGCGGCGATCAACCGGCCGCAGATCTGCCAACAGATCTTCAATGGAACACGGAGTCCGGCAAGTGATTTCACCGCAAGTTCGCTGCCGGGCTTCGATCCGAACATCCCCGGCAATGACGCGTTGGACTTCAACCCGCAACGGGCACAGCAACTGTGGGCGCAGGCCAACGCGATATCGCCGTGGACCGGGCGGTACGCCATCGCCTACAACGCCGACAGCGGCCATCAGGAGTGGGTGGACGCCGTAGCCAACAGCATCAAGAACGCACTGGGCATCGACGCGGTCGGCGCACCGCAACCCACCTTCGCCGGGTTTCGCACCCAGATCACCAACCGCACCATCGACTCCGCGTTCCGCGCCGGCTGGATCGGCGACTATCCGTCGATGATCGAGTTCCTGGCGCCGCTGTACGCCACCGGGGCCGGATCCAACGATGTCGGCTACTCCAGCCGGGAATTCGACGCCGCGCTGGCGGCTGCCGAGGCTGCGCCCGATTTGCGGGCGGCCGATGTGCTGGCCAACGTCGCGCAACGAATCCTGTTGCACGACATGCCCGCCGTCCCGTTGTGGTACTACATCAGTGTCATCGGATGGTCGAGCCAGGTCAGCAACGTCAAGCCCACCTGGAACGGGCTGCCCGACTACGAGAACATCGTGAAGGGCTGA
- a CDS encoding ABC transporter permease, with the protein MGWYLVRRIALMIPVFLGATLLIYGMVFLLPGDPVAAIAGDRPLSPEVAAQLRARYHLDDPFLVQYLRYLGGLLHGDLGRAYSGLPVSAVLAHAFPVTLRLALIALVVEGVLGIGFGVVAGLRQGGGFDATVLVTGLVIIAIPIFVLGFLAQFVFGVRLGWAPVTVGGRATFGRLLLPGIVLGLVSFAYVVRLTRSAVAANAHAEHVRTATAKGLSRPRVVTVHILRNSLIPVVTFLGADLGALMGGAIVTEGIFNIHGVGGVLYQAVTRQEAPTVVSIVTVLVLIYLISNLLVDLLYAALDPRIRYV; encoded by the coding sequence ATGGGCTGGTATCTGGTGCGCCGGATCGCGTTGATGATCCCGGTCTTCCTGGGTGCCACGCTGCTGATCTACGGCATGGTGTTTCTACTGCCCGGCGACCCGGTGGCCGCAATCGCGGGTGACCGGCCGCTGAGTCCGGAAGTCGCCGCCCAGCTACGCGCCCGTTACCATCTCGACGATCCCTTCCTGGTGCAGTATCTGCGCTACCTGGGTGGCCTGTTGCACGGCGACCTGGGCCGCGCCTACTCCGGCCTTCCGGTCAGTGCTGTTCTGGCACATGCGTTTCCGGTGACGCTTCGGCTGGCGCTGATCGCACTGGTGGTGGAGGGCGTGCTCGGCATCGGGTTCGGAGTGGTCGCCGGACTGCGCCAGGGCGGCGGCTTCGACGCCACGGTGCTCGTCACCGGGCTGGTCATCATCGCCATTCCGATTTTCGTGCTGGGATTCCTGGCGCAGTTCGTGTTCGGCGTTCGGCTGGGCTGGGCGCCGGTGACGGTCGGCGGCCGAGCCACCTTCGGCCGGTTGCTGCTGCCTGGAATCGTACTGGGACTGGTGTCATTCGCCTACGTGGTGCGGTTGACGCGATCCGCGGTCGCCGCGAACGCGCATGCCGAGCATGTGCGAACCGCGACCGCCAAGGGACTGTCGCGGCCACGGGTGGTGACGGTTCACATTCTGCGCAATTCGCTGATACCGGTGGTCACTTTTCTTGGCGCCGATCTCGGGGCGCTGATGGGCGGAGCGATCGTGACCGAGGGGATCTTCAACATTCACGGCGTCGGAGGCGTGCTGTATCAGGCGGTCACCCGACAGGAAGCGCCCACGGTGGTGTCGATCGTGACGGTGTTGGTGTTGATCTATCTCATCAGCAATCTGTTGGTGGACCTACTCTATGCGGCGCTGGACCCGCGGATCCGCTATGTATAG
- the marP gene encoding acid resistance serine protease MarP → MTPSQWLDIAVLAVAFIAAISGWRSGALGSVLSFAGVVLGAVAGVLLAPHIVSHIAAPRAKLFAALFLILALVVVGEVAGVVLGRAVRGAIRNRPIRTVDSVIGVGVQLMVVLTAAWLLATPLTQSKDQPELAAAVRGSRVLAEVNEVAPTWLKTVPKRLSALLNTSGLPAVLEPFSRTPVIPVASPDPALVNNPVVAATAPSVVKIRSLAPSCQKVLEGTGFVISPERVMTNAHVVAGSSSVSLQANGKNYDATVVSYDPQVDIAILAVPGLPSTPLVFDDTPAKTGTDVVVLGYPGGGNFTATPARIREVIKLSGPDIYRSPQQVTRDVYTIRANVEQGDSGGPLIDLDGRVLGVVFGAAVDDADTGFVLTAEEVAGQLSKIGATAQVSTGACVS, encoded by the coding sequence ATGACGCCCTCGCAATGGCTGGACATCGCCGTGCTGGCGGTCGCGTTCATCGCCGCGATCTCCGGCTGGCGTTCCGGCGCCCTGGGGTCGGTGCTCTCGTTCGCCGGCGTGGTGCTGGGCGCGGTGGCCGGGGTGTTGCTGGCACCGCACATCGTCAGCCACATCGCGGCCCCGCGGGCCAAGTTGTTCGCGGCGCTGTTTCTGATCCTGGCGCTGGTGGTGGTCGGTGAGGTCGCCGGCGTGGTGTTGGGGCGAGCGGTTCGCGGCGCGATCCGCAACCGGCCGATCCGCACCGTCGACTCGGTCATTGGCGTCGGCGTGCAGTTGATGGTGGTGCTGACCGCGGCCTGGCTGCTGGCGACCCCGTTGACCCAATCGAAAGATCAGCCAGAACTGGCCGCCGCGGTGCGGGGTTCGCGGGTGTTGGCCGAGGTCAACGAGGTTGCGCCGACCTGGCTGAAGACGGTGCCCAAGCGGCTGTCCGCGCTGCTGAACACCTCGGGTCTGCCCGCGGTGCTGGAGCCGTTCAGCCGTACGCCGGTGATCCCGGTGGCGTCACCGGATCCGGCGCTGGTCAACAATCCGGTGGTGGCGGCCACCGCGCCGAGCGTGGTCAAGATCCGCAGCCTGGCGCCGAGCTGTCAGAAGGTGCTGGAAGGCACCGGTTTCGTGATCTCACCCGAGCGGGTGATGACCAACGCGCACGTGGTGGCCGGCTCCAGCAGTGTCTCGTTGCAGGCCAACGGCAAGAACTACGACGCCACGGTGGTGTCATACGACCCCCAGGTGGACATCGCGATCCTGGCCGTCCCGGGATTGCCGTCGACGCCGCTGGTATTCGACGACACTCCCGCAAAAACCGGTACCGACGTGGTGGTGCTGGGCTATCCGGGGGGTGGCAACTTCACCGCCACCCCGGCCCGGATCCGGGAAGTCATCAAGCTCAGTGGGCCGGATATCTACCGCAGCCCGCAGCAGGTCACTCGCGACGTCTACACGATCCGGGCGAATGTGGAACAGGGCGATTCCGGCGGGCCGCTCATCGACCTCGACGGCCGCGTGCTCGGCGTGGTATTCGGCGCAGCCGTGGACGACGCGGACACCGGGTTCGTGCTGACGGCCGAGGAAGTGGCCGGCCAGCTGTCCAAGATCGGCGCCACCGCGCAGGTGAGCACCGGGGCCTGCGTCAGCTGA